One stretch of Eupeodes corollae chromosome 2, idEupCoro1.1, whole genome shotgun sequence DNA includes these proteins:
- the LOC129947894 gene encoding mitochondrial import inner membrane translocase subunit Tim9, whose protein sequence is MAAATVSIDSLDKEQMKTFQDFLLSYNKLSELCFVDCIRDFTARTVKPDEEKCSLNCMEKYLKMNQRISQRFQEFQMIANENALAAAQKTGKI, encoded by the exons atggcTGCAGCAACAGTATCAATTGATTCCCTTGATAAGGAACAAATGAAAACG ttCCAAGACTTCCTGCTATCGTACAACAAACTTTCGGAGCTCTGCTTTGTGGACTGCATTCGAGATTTCACTGCCCGAACAGTGAAACCAGATGAG GAAAAGTGTTCATTGAATTGTAtggagaaatatttaaaaatgaatcaaaGAATATCACAGCGTTTCCAAGAGTTCCAAATGATTGCCAATGAAAATGCCCTGGCTGCCGCACAAAAAACTGGGAAAATTTGA